TTTATGGTTATAAAGGTACGAAAAGGTGAATTCAGGACCCAGACCCAGGCAGTGGGACTCCAGAGCTGGTCTTAACCACCAAtcatagaataagagaaaaacCAGCCTctcatgaaaaatgaaatttcaggATCTGTCCACCCAGACAGTTGTGGCTATGGAATCAGTACAACCATGCTGCCTGTCAGAAAAACGAATGAAAAGATCATCTGATGGtcatttcattcattccataaaaaTTAAACTGTAGTTCCATAGAACATCTGACTCATAGTGTTGCCAGTCAATGTAAATTGGGTGTCTCTGAATGTGTGTTTCACAGTTGCTTCGAATGTGTGTTTCACAGTTGCTTCACATGTCACAGCTCAGTAAGTTTCCAGGTAGAGCAATCAGTCATAACAATGGGAAATATTCCCACAAAGCAGCAATTCTCATGAGCTAGTGAGAAATTGTACATCTcttctcttaaaattaaaaaaacaagctgggcacgatggctcacgcctgtaatcccagcactttgggaggctgaggcgggtacatcccctgaggtcaggagttcgaggccagcctggtcaacatggcgaaaccccatctctactaaaaatacaaaaaattagccagacgtgatggtaggtgcctgtaattccagctacttgggaggctgaagcaggagaatcacttgaacccaggaggtagaggttgcagtgagccgagatcatgccattgctttccagcttgggtgacagagtgagactctgtctcaaaaaaataataataataaattaaaaaaacaattgtaAATAGCTAATGCTTTCCCCTTTTCAAAGGCCTCCAAAGTTCTCATCTATGGGAATTTGTACGAGACCTGCTTCTATCTCCTGAAGAAAACTGTGGCATTCTGGAATGGGAAGATAGGGAACAAGGAATTTTTCGGGTGGTTAAATCAGAAGCCCTGGCAAAGATGTGgggacaaaggaagaaaaatgacagaatgaCATACGAAAAGTTGAGCAGAGCCCTGAGGTAAGTTAATAGCATAAAATACCATGAGCCTTCAAGAAGAGTTATATAAAATCGCTGGCTGTAGAAAATTACACTGTTTTCACAGGTTTTTTACTTGATAATGGAAAGGTCATGAGACAAAACTTTGGTCGTTAGTTACAGGTAGGATTATGGTTTGTAACTTGACGCGCCATCCTTAGCATTCTTGGCAGTATTCCCCAGGGATCACTCTGAATCCAGGCCATCtcgcacacccacacacacacacacaaaaacacgtTTTGAACTGAGAATGGTGAGTTTCAGTCTTCAAGATGTCTGTGAAAGGTTTAAGTGTAAGTTGATAACAGGGCGTGAAAATACCAGGGTAACCAAAGACCAGCCTTGTCACCTGAGAGGAATGAGGAGACAGTGTTTGTGTTCTGTTGTTTTCCTAGGGTGCAAGCTCTCCCAGAATttctcttctgcttgctttttcaGATACTACTATAAAACAGGAATTCTGGAGCGGGTCGACCGAAGGTTAGTGtacaaatttggaaaaaatgcACACGGGTGGCAAGAAGATAAGCTATGATCTGCTCCAGGCATCAAGCTCATTTTAtggatttctgtcttttaaaacaaTCAGATTGCAACAGACATTGGAAaggcttcattttcttctctctctcttctttttaaccTGCAAACATGCTGATAAAATTTCTCCACATCTCAGCTTACATTTGGATTCACAGTTGTTGTCTATGGGGGGTGACAGCAGCGACTCTTAAGAAATCCTTTCTTCTCCGTAAGGGGATGAGGGGACGATCTTTTGTGGTGCCTTGATCAAACGTTATTTTCCTTGAGTTGTGGAATGACAACAGCCCATGCCATTGGTGCTGATCAGAGAAAAACTATTCAATTCTGCCATTAGAGACACATCCGATACTCCCATCCCAAAGGTTCAAAAGTGTTCAAATAACTGTGGCAGCTCACCAAAGGTGGGGGAAAGCATGATTAGTTTGCAGGTTATGGTAGAAGAGGGTGAGATATAAGACATTCATACTtcagattttaaattattaaagtcAAAAATCCATAGAaaactatcctttttttttttttgagacgggttctcgctatgttgcctggggctggtcttgaactcctaggctcaagcgatcctcccacctcggcctcccaaagtactatgattacacgtgtgagccacggcacctgggcAGAAAAGTATCTTAATTAGTGAAAGAGCTGAGCCATCGAACTGGGACATAATTGGATTTAAAATAACTTCATAGTAAGTTTCTTAACCAGAGCATCTTTTTGACCACTCAGCAAAACTTCCACAGACATCTTTCTGGACTTAAACAC
The sequence above is a segment of the Theropithecus gelada isolate Dixy chromosome 14, Tgel_1.0, whole genome shotgun sequence genome. Coding sequences within it:
- the ELF5 gene encoding ETS-related transcription factor Elf-5 isoform X3 yields the protein MPSLPHSHRVMLDSVTHSTFLPNASFCDPLMSWTDLFSNEEYYPAFEHQTGYSFFNDAEESKATIKDYADSNCLKTSGIKSQDGHSHSRTSLQSSHLWEFVRDLLLSPEENCGILEWEDREQGIFRVVKSEALAKMWGQRKKNDRMTYEKLSRALRYYYKTGILERVDRRLVYKFGKNAHGWQEDKL
- the ELF5 gene encoding ETS-related transcription factor Elf-5 isoform X4, whose translation is MLDSVTHSTFLPNASFCDPLMSWTDLFSNEEYYPAFEHQTDADSNCLKTSGIKSQDGHSHSRTSLQSSHLWEFVRDLLLSPEENCGILEWEDREQGIFRVVKSEALAKMWGQRKKNDRMTYEKLSRALRYYYKTGILERVDRRLVYKFGKNAHGWQEDKL